A region of Deinococcus rubellus DNA encodes the following proteins:
- a CDS encoding SPFH domain-containing protein, which translates to MSELEKLPQTAGQGISPQSGVASVERRAFGLPGVPAVLLWLVVVIVAAGVLIFGGGALSVLGFVLGVVAFFGLIGFFIVQPNQASVLTLFGRYVGTERRNGFYWTNPFTVRKRVSLRIRNFNSERLKVNDLMGNPIEIAAVIVWRVVDTARALFDVEDYVGFVEIQAETALRHLASQYPYDNYEESGLSLRGNADAVAEALGRELTTRLRHAGVEVLEARLSHLAYSPEIAGAMLQRQQASAIIAARSQIVAGAVGMVEMALKQLSEQNIVQLDEERKAQMVSNLLVVLTSERGTQPVVNAGSLY; encoded by the coding sequence ATGAGCGAATTGGAGAAATTACCGCAGACGGCAGGTCAAGGCATCTCGCCGCAGAGTGGGGTGGCAAGTGTAGAGCGCCGCGCTTTCGGGCTGCCGGGCGTGCCAGCGGTGCTGTTGTGGCTGGTGGTGGTCATCGTGGCGGCGGGCGTGCTGATCTTCGGCGGCGGGGCGCTGTCGGTGCTGGGCTTCGTGCTGGGCGTGGTGGCCTTCTTCGGCCTGATCGGGTTTTTCATCGTGCAGCCCAATCAAGCCAGCGTGCTGACCCTGTTCGGGCGCTACGTCGGCACCGAGCGGCGCAACGGCTTTTACTGGACCAATCCCTTCACGGTCCGCAAGCGGGTGTCGCTGCGAATCCGCAACTTCAATTCCGAGCGCCTCAAGGTCAACGACCTGATGGGCAACCCCATCGAGATCGCCGCCGTGATCGTCTGGCGGGTGGTCGACACGGCGCGCGCCCTGTTCGACGTGGAAGATTACGTGGGCTTCGTGGAGATTCAGGCTGAAACTGCTCTGCGTCACCTGGCCTCGCAGTACCCCTACGACAACTACGAGGAAAGTGGACTGAGTCTGCGCGGCAATGCCGACGCGGTGGCCGAGGCGCTGGGCCGGGAGCTGACCACCCGGCTGCGCCACGCTGGGGTGGAGGTACTGGAAGCCCGCTTATCTCACCTGGCCTACTCGCCGGAAATCGCCGGGGCGATGCTTCAGCGTCAGCAGGCCAGCGCCATCATCGCTGCCCGCTCCCAGATCGTGGCCGGGGCGGTGGGCATGGTCGAGATGGCCCTCAAGCAGCTCTCAGAGCAGAACATCGTGCAACTCGACGAGGAGCGCAAGGCCCAGATGGTCAGCAACCTGCTGGTCGTCCTGACCAGCGAGCGCGGCACGCAGCCGGTGGTCAACGCTGGCAGCCTGTACTGA
- a CDS encoding SAM-dependent methyltransferase gives MQLQRSSVGHTTRPSLATARQILSLLFGPPGQRAFHVRYWEGTLEGPAHPTPATLVFNSPASLRRMLLPPSDLALGEAYIFGDFDVEGNLEFVLAQAVSLGDRLLKPLVAARVLALLLALPGEARPTARPAFGDDSKAHTKERDAHAIRYHYDIGNDFYKLWLDERMVYSCAYFNTGQESLEEAQATKLDRICRKLRLQPGERMLDIGCGWGGLAIYAAQHYGVTVTGITLSPSQAEIARERAEAAGVDDRVIIEIRDYRDLPATIRYDKVASVGMFEHVGRAKMPQYFAQIYRLLKPGGLLLNHGIVKEIAPAFIHWGFGTVERYLNSRSFLQNYVFPDGELRRLSEVNLRAEQAGFEIRDAENMREHYALTLREWVRRLESHHAEVLARGLADEVTYRIWRLYMSGSAQSFAAARIGIVQTLMVKPFPGGEAGLPLNRTDIEGMPLEPAPQV, from the coding sequence TTGCAACTTCAACGTTCTTCCGTGGGCCACACGACCCGGCCATCCCTGGCCACCGCGCGTCAGATTCTGAGCCTGCTGTTCGGCCCGCCGGGCCAGCGCGCCTTTCATGTCCGCTACTGGGAGGGCACGCTGGAAGGCCCAGCCCACCCCACGCCCGCCACGCTGGTGTTCAATTCGCCCGCCTCGCTGCGGCGGATGCTGCTGCCGCCCTCGGACCTGGCACTGGGCGAGGCCTACATCTTCGGCGACTTCGACGTGGAGGGTAACCTCGAATTTGTGCTGGCCCAGGCGGTGTCTCTGGGAGACCGGCTATTGAAGCCTTTGGTGGCGGCGCGGGTGCTGGCGCTGCTGCTGGCGCTGCCCGGCGAGGCCCGGCCCACAGCGCGCCCAGCCTTCGGCGACGACAGCAAGGCCCACACCAAGGAGCGCGACGCCCACGCCATCCGCTACCACTACGACATCGGCAACGACTTCTACAAACTGTGGCTCGACGAGCGAATGGTGTATTCCTGCGCCTACTTCAACACTGGCCAGGAGAGCCTGGAAGAAGCCCAGGCCACCAAGCTGGACCGTATCTGCCGCAAGCTGAGGCTCCAGCCGGGCGAGCGAATGCTCGATATCGGCTGCGGCTGGGGCGGGCTGGCAATTTACGCCGCGCAGCACTACGGCGTCACCGTCACCGGCATCACCCTCAGCCCCTCGCAGGCCGAGATCGCCCGTGAGCGGGCCGAGGCGGCGGGCGTGGACGACAGGGTCATCATCGAGATCCGCGATTACCGCGATCTGCCCGCCACCATCCGTTACGACAAGGTCGCCAGCGTGGGCATGTTCGAGCACGTGGGCCGCGCCAAGATGCCGCAGTACTTCGCGCAGATTTACCGCCTGCTCAAGCCCGGCGGTCTGCTGCTCAACCACGGCATCGTCAAGGAGATCGCCCCCGCCTTCATCCACTGGGGCTTCGGAACGGTCGAGCGCTACCTCAACAGCCGCTCGTTTCTGCAAAACTACGTCTTTCCCGACGGCGAACTGCGGCGGCTCAGCGAGGTCAACCTGCGCGCCGAGCAAGCGGGTTTCGAGATCCGCGACGCCGAGAACATGCGCGAGCACTACGCACTGACCCTGCGCGAGTGGGTGCGGCGGCTGGAGTCCCACCACGCCGAGGTGCTGGCGCGCGGCCTGGCCGACGAGGTGACCTACCGCATCTGGCGCTTGTACATGTCGGGCAGCGCCCAGTCGTTTGCGGCGGCCCGCATCGGCATCGTGCAGACCCTGATGGTCAAGCCGTTTCCCGGCGGCGAGGCCGGATTGCCCCTGAACCGCACCGACATCGAGGGTATGCCCCTGGAGCCAGCGCCGCAGGTTTGA
- a CDS encoding PadR family transcriptional regulator, which produces MEPNLFKGNLDLIVLSVLSGGERYGLEIGKEVDARSGGYLTLNAGSLYPALHRLEKQGWVVAEEKQPPRGGPLVRYYTLTQPGHTELQRRREAYQTFDEALRTLW; this is translated from the coding sequence GTGGAACCCAATCTCTTCAAAGGCAATCTGGACCTGATCGTGCTGAGCGTCCTGTCAGGCGGCGAGCGCTACGGGCTGGAGATCGGCAAGGAAGTGGACGCCCGCAGCGGCGGCTACCTGACGCTGAATGCCGGAAGCCTCTACCCGGCGCTGCACCGCCTGGAAAAGCAGGGCTGGGTGGTGGCCGAGGAAAAACAGCCGCCCCGAGGTGGACCGTTGGTGCGCTACTACACCCTGACCCAGCCAGGACACACCGAACTTCAACGCCGCCGCGAAGCGTACCAGACCTTCGACGAGGCGCTGAGAACCCTGTGGTAA
- a CDS encoding YbjN domain-containing protein, with protein sequence MNRTKMAALLGASLLGLTLSVASAQTGSLLRSATPESLTPFLKAAGYTVTLDRSGKQPFLKLENTDDSTDFYLDFLNCNASSCDGVFANVLYDPTDFKQAPTLKQVNAWNQDYSTQAFLDDAGKPHLISTYSFVGGFTSANFVAWIKDFYGDLNEYHTFLDKAN encoded by the coding sequence ATGAACCGAACGAAGATGGCAGCGCTGCTGGGGGCCAGTCTGCTGGGCCTGACTCTTTCTGTGGCCAGCGCCCAGACCGGTAGCCTGCTGCGCTCAGCCACACCCGAAAGCCTGACCCCTTTCCTGAAGGCGGCGGGCTACACCGTCACCCTGGACCGCAGCGGCAAGCAGCCGTTTCTCAAACTCGAAAACACCGACGACAGCACCGATTTCTACCTCGATTTCCTGAACTGCAACGCCAGCAGTTGTGACGGCGTGTTCGCCAACGTCCTCTATGACCCCACCGACTTCAAGCAGGCCCCGACCCTCAAGCAGGTCAACGCCTGGAACCAGGACTATTCCACCCAGGCGTTTCTGGACGACGCAGGCAAGCCTCACCTGATCAGCACCTACAGCTTCGTGGGTGGTTTCACCAGCGCCAACTTCGTGGCCTGGATCAAGGATTTCTACGGCGATCTGAACGAATACCATACGTTTCTGGACAAGGCGAACTGA
- a CDS encoding M20/M25/M40 family metallo-hydrolase, whose protein sequence is MTQSTPDPVSGTTLNTDFLLALLREAGPSGYEARPARVWLKEAGSFARTRSDSYGNAYAEIGPEDGQPIILQGHLDEIGLMVSHIDESGFLAVLNIGGWDPQVLVGQRIRLLAPGGDILGVVGKKAIHVMEQEERTKASKLEELWIDTGLSAEDVNAQIPVGTVGVIEQSPLLLGDKLVSKALDNRVGAYIVLEALRKLNTQKVTRRIVAVGTAQEEIGVLGAQVSAYHLDPLAGIAVDVTHETKQPGVSEKKYGKAPFGSGANLSVGALFNPKVTDGLQAAGKAAGIPFTLSATPRYSGTDGDALALVRGGVPTGVVSIPNRYMHSPSEMVQLSDVQACIDIIAAWVLSLPEGDLDFSRH, encoded by the coding sequence ATGACCCAATCCACCCCCGATCCCGTGTCCGGTACCACCCTCAACACCGACTTCCTGCTGGCCCTGCTGCGCGAGGCCGGTCCCAGCGGCTACGAGGCCCGGCCTGCCCGCGTCTGGCTTAAGGAAGCGGGCAGCTTTGCGCGCACCCGCAGCGACTCCTACGGCAACGCCTACGCCGAGATCGGCCCCGAGGACGGGCAGCCCATCATCTTGCAGGGCCACCTCGACGAGATCGGGCTGATGGTGTCGCACATTGACGAGAGCGGCTTTCTGGCAGTGCTCAATATCGGCGGCTGGGACCCGCAGGTGCTGGTAGGCCAGCGCATCCGGCTACTCGCGCCGGGCGGCGACATTCTGGGCGTGGTGGGCAAGAAGGCCATTCACGTGATGGAGCAGGAAGAGCGCACCAAGGCCAGCAAACTTGAAGAACTGTGGATCGACACCGGCCTGAGCGCCGAGGACGTGAATGCCCAGATTCCGGTGGGCACGGTGGGCGTCATCGAGCAGTCGCCGCTGCTGCTGGGCGACAAGCTGGTGAGCAAGGCGCTCGACAACCGCGTGGGCGCGTACATCGTGCTCGAAGCGCTCCGCAAGCTGAACACTCAGAAAGTGACGCGCCGGATCGTGGCCGTCGGCACCGCCCAGGAAGAGATCGGGGTGCTCGGCGCGCAGGTCAGCGCCTACCACCTTGACCCGCTGGCGGGCATCGCCGTGGACGTGACCCACGAAACCAAGCAGCCGGGCGTTTCCGAGAAGAAGTACGGCAAAGCGCCGTTCGGCTCCGGCGCGAACCTCAGCGTGGGCGCGCTGTTCAATCCCAAAGTCACGGACGGCCTTCAGGCGGCGGGCAAGGCGGCGGGCATTCCCTTTACCCTCAGCGCCACCCCGCGCTACTCCGGCACCGACGGTGACGCCCTGGCCCTGGTGCGCGGCGGCGTGCCCACCGGGGTCGTCAGTATTCCCAACCGTTACATGCACAGCCCCTCGGAAATGGTGCAGCTCAGCGACGTGCAGGCCTGCATCGACATCATCGCGGCCTGGGTGCTGAGCTTGCCGGAAGGCGACCTCGACTTCTCGCGCCACTGA
- a CDS encoding RNA methyltransferase, with amino-acid sequence MKLAVVLVSPKTSGNVGAAARAMLNMGADDLRIVAPRCDYKDSASRAMAVHASPLLESAQVYTELREAIQDCDLVVGTSARVRAELAPPQHPAQVRPLVRAADLTALVFGPEESGLNNADLELCRVIMQVPTAAYASLNLAQAVLLSCYEFLQSESGPPSPGHVPEAGQGPNFPTRKLALSSEMEGLYGHLRDVMMLTGYTDAVRARHTLRLWRVALDRGAFSSAEVRLVRGLLRQVQWKVGRGQQQVTPSQARQSEVALPGE; translated from the coding sequence GTGAAGCTCGCCGTCGTCCTGGTCTCTCCCAAAACTTCTGGTAACGTCGGCGCAGCGGCGCGGGCCATGCTCAATATGGGCGCAGATGACCTGCGCATCGTCGCGCCCAGATGCGATTACAAGGACTCGGCCAGCCGGGCGATGGCGGTGCATGCTTCTCCCCTCCTGGAAAGCGCCCAGGTCTACACCGAACTCAGGGAGGCCATTCAGGACTGCGATCTGGTGGTGGGCACCAGCGCCCGCGTCCGCGCCGAACTCGCGCCGCCCCAGCACCCTGCCCAGGTACGGCCTCTGGTGCGGGCCGCCGACCTGACGGCCCTGGTGTTCGGCCCCGAGGAATCGGGCCTCAACAACGCCGACCTGGAACTGTGCCGGGTCATCATGCAGGTGCCCACCGCTGCGTATGCCAGCCTCAATCTGGCCCAGGCGGTGCTGCTGAGCTGCTACGAGTTTCTGCAATCCGAAAGCGGGCCGCCTTCACCGGGTCATGTGCCCGAAGCCGGTCAGGGGCCGAACTTCCCGACCCGCAAACTGGCCCTCAGCAGCGAGATGGAAGGACTGTACGGGCACCTGCGGGACGTGATGATGCTTACCGGCTACACCGACGCGGTGCGCGCCCGGCATACCCTGCGGCTGTGGCGGGTGGCGCTGGACCGGGGGGCGTTCAGCTCAGCGGAGGTGCGGCTCGTTCGCGGACTGCTGCGGCAGGTGCAGTGGAAGGTGGGGCGAGGGCAGCAACAGGTCACCCCATCGCAGGCGCGGCAATCGGAAGTCGCGCTGCCGGGCGAGTAG
- a CDS encoding M24 family metallopeptidase, with amino-acid sequence MTSPALTTDPLRRIQQALQSAPDLDGWLIYDFRGLNPHAATLLGLGEAFLTRRYFVWVPRTGRPALLHHRIEGGNWRRLLSGADVDFMPYSAHTELDARLAELVGGKTVAMEYSPQAAVPYVSYVDAGTMERVRGVGATVVTSADLLQGFLAWSEDDLAAHLRAVDVLMRAKDLAFEAIHQGLQVGTPVTELGVQAVITREIEAAGMVSGHPVNVSFGVNAADSHYEPGGELNATLQPGQCVLIDLWAQEPGRPFGDVTWVGHAGEPGEEYRQAWTAVAAARDAALMLLRERSASGTLEGWEVDCAARQIIDDAGLGEHFTHRLGHSLGVQIHGAGSNLDDLETHDTRKLLPGLSVTIEPGVYPAERGYGIRSEVDVLLTASGPRLTTPVQAAPFVLGQAGESWAAVRARGLGEPE; translated from the coding sequence ATGACTTCACCTGCGCTGACCACCGATCCGCTGCGCCGCATTCAGCAGGCCCTGCAGTCCGCCCCTGACCTGGACGGCTGGCTGATCTACGACTTTCGCGGCCTCAATCCGCACGCGGCCACGCTACTGGGGCTGGGCGAGGCATTCCTGACCCGGCGCTATTTCGTGTGGGTGCCGCGCACGGGCCGTCCGGCGCTGCTGCACCACCGCATCGAGGGTGGCAACTGGCGGCGGCTGCTCTCCGGCGCGGACGTGGATTTCATGCCTTACAGCGCCCACACTGAACTCGACGCGCGGCTTGCTGAGCTGGTGGGCGGCAAGACAGTGGCGATGGAATACAGTCCCCAAGCCGCCGTGCCCTATGTCAGCTATGTAGACGCCGGAACGATGGAGCGGGTACGCGGCGTGGGCGCAACCGTCGTGACCAGTGCCGACCTGCTGCAAGGCTTCCTGGCCTGGAGCGAGGATGATCTGGCTGCCCACCTGCGGGCCGTGGACGTGCTGATGCGGGCCAAAGACCTGGCCTTCGAAGCCATTCATCAGGGCTTGCAGGTGGGCACGCCGGTCACTGAACTCGGCGTGCAGGCCGTCATTACCCGCGAGATCGAGGCGGCGGGGATGGTCAGCGGGCATCCGGTCAATGTCAGCTTTGGGGTCAACGCTGCCGACTCGCACTACGAACCAGGTGGCGAGCTGAACGCCACCTTGCAGCCGGGCCAGTGCGTGCTGATCGATCTGTGGGCGCAGGAGCCGGGCCGCCCCTTCGGTGACGTGACCTGGGTGGGCCATGCCGGTGAACCGGGCGAGGAGTACCGGCAGGCCTGGACTGCCGTGGCCGCCGCCCGCGACGCGGCGCTGATGTTGCTGCGGGAGCGCTCGGCATCCGGCACGCTGGAAGGCTGGGAAGTGGACTGCGCCGCCCGCCAGATCATTGATGACGCGGGCCTGGGCGAGCACTTCACCCACCGCCTGGGCCACAGCCTTGGCGTACAGATTCACGGAGCCGGGTCCAACCTCGACGACCTGGAAACCCACGACACCCGCAAGCTGCTGCCGGGCCTGTCGGTCACCATCGAGCCGGGCGTCTATCCGGCCGAGCGCGGCTACGGCATCCGCAGCGAGGTGGACGTGCTGCTCACCGCCAGTGGGCCGCGCCTGACCACCCCGGTGCAGGCCGCGCCGTTCGTGCTGGGCCAGGCAGGGGAGAGCTGGGCAGCGGTGCGGGCGCGGGGTCTGGGCGAGCCGGAATGA
- a CDS encoding ArsC/Spx/MgsR family protein: protein MPEVTVQMFGLKKSAATRAAERFFKERRVKVHFVDLALKPISKGELARFQQKFGADGVLDKASKAYEDSGLPYLRLSEEGFLARLADFPAALKLPLVRGGKLLAVGEDKESWVKMLE from the coding sequence ATGCCTGAAGTCACCGTGCAGATGTTCGGCCTCAAGAAGTCGGCGGCCACCCGCGCTGCCGAGCGCTTTTTCAAGGAGCGGCGCGTCAAGGTACATTTCGTCGACCTGGCGCTGAAGCCGATCAGCAAGGGTGAACTGGCCCGCTTTCAGCAGAAGTTCGGTGCTGACGGGGTGCTCGACAAGGCCAGCAAGGCCTACGAGGACTCGGGCTTGCCGTATCTGCGGCTCTCTGAAGAGGGCTTCCTCGCCAGGCTGGCCGACTTTCCCGCTGCACTGAAGCTGCCGCTGGTGCGCGGCGGCAAGCTGCTGGCCGTGGGCGAGGACAAGGAGAGCTGGGTGAAGATGCTGGAATGA
- a CDS encoding GAF domain-containing sensor histidine kinase has protein sequence MPLSRMVLLTRNLLPLLIVLVVFAYEEMFIPLGDARFGRLAHLAFYGLAGPLVTFFTIQWIAEGVQAREQAEGELRGLYAELSASHERMSALQHLMREVSEPADLETLLDVAVRGTQAATGAVSVQAELRGNVQSMNGQTLPGQVIQAQRPPGTQPRSDGLSRRLGEPGRYQVNVVLRADSELLGELRLSFAEPPSSDTRELIAAIGSELGSAVLSTQRRTRDLITLFEVDQSIRAERNMQRLLARVTGNIAGRVQASARAAFLTDQDGMLRLEYARDPGGEIRSGGALPSFVRRIAEGGQPGVATPQEAAEVFPGVQSALALPMHSEDGLVGVIVLGGEGTFEKERTPLLALLASQATLAVRNARAYLYSEELAIGEERNRIAREIHDGVAQSLAFCAIKLDVVARQIPSNPAQAVTGVQEAGALLREQIREVRRSIFALRPIDLERYGLLETVRRYVLDFGEQHSVKVQLDVQGDIHLAPGDEAVVFRIVQESLNNVAKHARAASVVVRLSGNHSVRLSIEDDGQGFDPAQVSGRVSSAGGLGLVQMRERIESRGGSYRVESEAGRGTRIEARLPQG, from the coding sequence ATGCCGCTCTCGCGGATGGTGCTGCTGACCCGCAACCTGCTGCCGCTGCTGATTGTGCTGGTGGTGTTTGCTTACGAAGAAATGTTCATTCCGCTGGGCGACGCCCGCTTTGGCCGCCTGGCGCACCTGGCCTTTTACGGGCTGGCCGGGCCGCTGGTTACCTTCTTTACCATCCAGTGGATCGCCGAGGGGGTGCAGGCCCGCGAACAGGCCGAGGGCGAGTTGCGCGGCCTCTATGCCGAGCTGAGCGCCTCGCACGAGCGCATGAGTGCCCTGCAACACCTGATGCGCGAAGTCTCTGAACCCGCCGACCTGGAGACCCTGCTGGACGTGGCAGTGCGCGGCACGCAGGCGGCCACCGGAGCCGTGTCGGTGCAGGCCGAGCTGCGCGGCAATGTGCAGAGTATGAATGGGCAAACCCTGCCGGGGCAGGTGATACAGGCGCAGAGGCCACCAGGCACTCAGCCGCGCAGTGACGGGCTGAGCCGCCGCCTGGGCGAGCCGGGGCGCTATCAGGTCAACGTGGTGCTGCGCGCCGACAGTGAACTGCTGGGCGAACTGCGGCTGAGTTTCGCCGAGCCGCCCAGCAGCGACACCCGCGAACTGATCGCTGCCATCGGCTCGGAACTCGGCAGCGCGGTGCTGAGTACCCAGCGGCGCACCCGCGACCTGATCACCCTCTTTGAAGTCGATCAGTCGATCCGCGCCGAGCGCAATATGCAGCGTCTGCTGGCCCGTGTCACCGGCAACATCGCCGGGCGGGTGCAGGCCAGCGCCCGCGCCGCCTTCCTGACCGACCAGGACGGAATGCTGCGGCTGGAATACGCCCGCGATCCTGGCGGCGAGATCCGCAGCGGCGGGGCGCTCCCCAGCTTCGTGCGCCGCATCGCCGAGGGCGGGCAGCCGGGGGTTGCCACTCCCCAGGAAGCCGCCGAGGTCTTTCCCGGCGTGCAGTCGGCCCTGGCCTTGCCGATGCACAGCGAGGACGGCCTGGTGGGCGTGATCGTGCTGGGCGGCGAGGGCACCTTCGAGAAGGAACGCACCCCGCTGCTGGCGCTGCTGGCCTCGCAGGCGACGTTGGCGGTCCGCAACGCCCGCGCTTACCTCTACTCCGAGGAGCTGGCCATCGGTGAGGAGCGCAACCGCATCGCCCGCGAGATTCACGACGGGGTGGCGCAGTCGCTGGCGTTTTGCGCCATCAAGCTCGACGTGGTGGCCCGCCAGATTCCCAGCAACCCGGCCCAGGCCGTGACCGGCGTGCAGGAAGCCGGGGCGCTGCTGCGCGAGCAGATCCGCGAGGTGCGGCGCAGCATCTTCGCCCTGCGCCCGATCGATCTGGAACGCTACGGTCTGCTGGAAACAGTTCGGCGCTACGTCCTCGATTTTGGCGAGCAGCACAGCGTCAAGGTGCAGCTCGACGTGCAGGGCGACATTCACCTTGCGCCGGGCGACGAGGCGGTGGTCTTCAGGATCGTGCAGGAAAGCCTCAACAATGTCGCCAAGCACGCCCGCGCCGCCAGCGTGGTGGTGCGCCTGAGCGGCAACCACAGTGTCCGGCTGAGCATCGAGGACGACGGCCAGGGCTTCGATCCGGCCCAGGTCAGCGGGCGGGTCAGCAGCGCGGGCGGGCTGGGCCTGGTCCAGATGCGTGAGCGCATCGAGTCGCGCGGCGGCTCCTACCGGGTCGAGAGCGAGGCCGGGCGCGGCACCCGCATTGAGGCCCGGCTGCCGCAGGGCTAG
- the apaG gene encoding Co2+/Mg2+ efflux protein ApaG, translated as MSEIAASSPQLATPDVRVSVMVSHLKAYSRPGRQVFSYVVRIENHTADSWQVLGRQWQITDGGGRETRVQGEGIVGEQPIVAPGGVYVYDSFVTLEDVPGQMVGHFELRDAWGQPGRALIPAFALALPEERTLN; from the coding sequence ATGTCCGAAATAGCCGCGTCCTCGCCGCAACTGGCCACGCCCGACGTCCGGGTCAGCGTCATGGTGTCGCATCTGAAGGCGTACTCGCGTCCGGGGCGGCAGGTCTTCAGTTACGTCGTCCGCATCGAGAACCACACCGCTGATTCCTGGCAGGTGCTGGGCCGCCAGTGGCAGATCACCGACGGCGGCGGGCGCGAGACGCGGGTGCAGGGCGAGGGGATCGTCGGCGAGCAGCCGATCGTCGCGCCGGGCGGCGTTTACGTCTACGACAGCTTCGTGACGCTCGAAGACGTGCCGGGCCAGATGGTCGGCCACTTCGAGTTGCGTGACGCCTGGGGGCAGCCGGGGCGGGCGCTGATCCCGGCCTTCGCACTGGCACTGCCGGAAGAACGGACGCTGAATTAG
- a CDS encoding 2,3-bisphosphoglycerate-independent phosphoglycerate mutase, producing MIDTIRELAKKTDEKILMVVLDGVGGLPMDLNGDTELATARTPNLDALAQQSQLGAVELVGAGITPGSGPGHLSLFGYDPIKFVVGRGALSAVGIGVKLSAGDVAVRGNFATLEGDRIVKDRRAGRPSDDKNAEIVTKLRAGISEIGGVPVEIYTESEHRFVVVFRAQGTPLGANLSDVDPQEIGVRPMTAVAHDEASQKTAELVNSFVQQAEAILKDEPQVNGVLFRGYSDVPHFPNFDEIYKLKAACIASYPMYKGLASLVGMDVLEVEGEEDALGGKVDTLRKYWGEYDFFYFHIKKTDSTGEDGDFAAKVKKVELFDALLPDLLALEPDVFCIVGDHSTPSKLATHSWHPVPLLIRSKYGRKDPATRYTEDEALRGSLGLRKGTDLMPLLMANALKLQKYGA from the coding sequence ATGATTGACACCATCCGTGAACTGGCCAAGAAAACCGACGAGAAGATTCTGATGGTCGTCCTTGACGGCGTGGGCGGTCTGCCGATGGACCTGAACGGCGACACCGAACTGGCGACGGCCAGGACGCCCAACCTGGACGCGCTGGCCCAGCAGTCGCAGCTCGGCGCGGTAGAACTCGTCGGTGCGGGCATCACCCCCGGCTCCGGCCCCGGCCACCTGAGCCTGTTCGGTTATGACCCCATCAAGTTCGTGGTGGGGCGTGGGGCCCTCAGCGCCGTCGGCATCGGCGTCAAGCTGAGCGCGGGCGACGTGGCGGTGCGCGGCAACTTCGCCACCCTGGAAGGCGACCGGATCGTCAAGGACCGCCGCGCCGGACGCCCCAGTGACGACAAGAACGCCGAGATCGTGACCAAACTCAGAGCTGGAATCTCGGAGATCGGCGGCGTGCCGGTGGAAATCTACACCGAGAGCGAGCACCGCTTCGTGGTGGTGTTTCGCGCGCAGGGCACGCCGCTGGGCGCAAATCTCAGTGACGTGGACCCGCAGGAGATCGGCGTCCGGCCGATGACAGCGGTGGCCCACGACGAGGCCAGCCAGAAGACCGCCGAACTCGTCAACAGCTTCGTGCAGCAGGCCGAGGCCATTCTCAAGGACGAACCGCAGGTCAACGGCGTGCTGTTTCGTGGTTACTCCGACGTGCCTCACTTTCCCAACTTCGACGAGATCTACAAGCTCAAGGCCGCCTGCATCGCCTCGTACCCGATGTACAAGGGCCTGGCCTCGCTGGTCGGCATGGACGTGCTGGAAGTCGAGGGCGAGGAAGACGCGCTGGGCGGTAAGGTGGACACCCTCAGGAAGTACTGGGGCGAGTACGATTTCTTCTACTTCCACATCAAGAAGACCGATTCGACGGGGGAGGACGGCGACTTTGCCGCCAAGGTCAAGAAGGTCGAACTCTTCGATGCTCTGCTACCCGACCTGCTGGCGCTGGAGCCGGACGTGTTCTGTATCGTGGGTGACCACAGCACGCCGAGCAAGCTGGCGACCCACTCCTGGCACCCGGTGCCGCTGCTGATCCGCAGCAAGTATGGGCGCAAGGATCCGGCGACCCGCTACACCGAGGACGAGGCGCTCAGGGGCAGCCTGGGCCTGCGGAAAGGCACCGATCTGATGCCGCTCCTGATGGCAAATGCTCTGAAGTTGCAGAAATACGGAGCGTGA